CAAAACCCACTCCATCAATCTGTACAAAGAATTGGCCGAGGATCCTGAATATCCGATCAACTACCACCATGGGGATGGGGGGATCAGGCTCGCCAATACCGAGGCACAGATGCAGGGCTATCGCCACTTCACCTCGATGGCCCGCGGCATGGATGTGCATTTCGAAGTAATCGACGCAGAAGAATGCGCGCGGCGCCATCCCCTGATTTCGACCGATAACATGATCGGGGGCCTATGGGATCCGCTGGATGGCGATATTGACCCCGCGCAGCTGTGCCAAGCGCTTGCCCGTCGTGCGCGTAACGCTGGGGCAGAGGTATATCGCAACACCCCTGTGACCGCTTTGACGCAGCACAAGGACGACACTTGGACGGTTCACACAGAACATGGTGATATTGATTGCGATATCGTCGTCAACGCGGGCGGCTACCGTGTGAACGAAGTAGGTGCAATGATGGGCGTTCATCACCCTGTCGCGTCTATGGAGCATCAGTATTTCCTCACCGAAGATATCCCTGCCATCAAGGATGCCGGTCACCGGATGCCTTTGCTGCGCTGCCCAATCTCGGATTATTACTGTCGTCAGGAAAAGAACGGGCTCTTGCTTGGCTTCTACGAGCAGGACTGCCGGCCATGGGGCATGGACGGGATCGACCCGAACTTTGTGAACGCCCTTTGCCCCGACGATCTAGACCGTGTGACGAACGTGCTCGAAGGCGCGTTCGAACGCATGCCTGCACTGATGGAGGTTGGCATTCATACCGTGGTGAATGGTCCGATCACCTACACGATCGACGGCGCGCCGCTGGTTGGTCCAATTCCCGGAAAGCGCAACGCGTTCTGCATCATCGGCCTGCGCGCGGGTCTTGGCGAGGGTGGGGGGCACGGCTGGCTTTTGGCGCAGCAGATCGTCCATGGGGAAGCATGTTACGACACTTGGTGCATCGACCCGCGTCGCTTCACTGGACATACCAATGTTGAACTGACCTCGTTGAAAGCAATCGAAGACTATCAAAACGAATTCCGCTTCCATTTCCCTCATGAGCATCGTCCCGCAGGCCGTCCGGCGAAAACAACCCCGTTGACGCCGATCCTTGCGGCGGCTGGGGCCGAGTTCACGGTTGTGAACGGCTGGGAGCGTGTCGACTATTTCAAACCGACGCCGGACTTCCATCCCACACTCGGGTTTGATTTCGATGAGACGTTCGATTTGATAGCAGCCGAAGTGAAAAACGTTGAGACGAATGTCGGCCTGTGCGAAGTGAACGGCTTCAACAGATTTGAAATTACGGGCGCCGACCGCCACAGCTTCCTTGACCGGATGTTCTGTGGTGCAGTGACCAAGCGCGACGGCCGCGTCGGATTGGGGTATTTGTTGAATGACTTCGGCATGGTCAAAGGCGAAGCGACAATTGCCAATCTGCCTGCCTCTGATCGTGGCCCGGCGCGGGTCTGGTACGGCTCTGCCGCAGCCAGCGAATTCCACGACATGGACTGGCTCACGAAACATGTTCAGCCTGAAGAAGATGTCCAAATCCAAAGCCTGACAAATGACCACACCATTCTAGTTCTGGCTGGCCCAAATGCCCGCGCCGTTCTGTCGGCCTGTTCGCGGGGGGATTGGTCGAAGGCGGCGTTCCCTTGGCTCAGCGTGCGCGAATGCTTTATCGGCTTTGCACCGGCCATAGTGATGGGGGTCAGCTTCTCGGGTGAGCTAGCCTATGAGATACATATTCCCAACGCCTCGCTCTATGCGGCATGGTTGGCACTTCAGGAGGCCGGAAAGGCGTATAACCTTGCCTTGTTCGGTGCACGCGCAGTTGACTCGATGCGCATGGAGAAAGGGTTCATGCATTGGAAAGCTGATCTGCTCACCGAATTTGATCCGTTTGAAACGTCGCTCGATCGGTTCGTGAAATTTGAGAAGCCAGCATTCATCGGGAAAGAGGCTCTGGAGAAACGCCACGCGAACGGCCCGAAGAAAAAGCTGGTGTCGCTCGAGGTGGACTCCACTCGCACGCCCGCGCTTGGCGGGGGATCACTGATGCAGAATGGAAAAGTCATAGGGACTATTTCATCCGGCGACTGGGGGCATCGTATTGGTAAGAACCTTGCCTATGCTTTCGTCGATCCGGATCAAGCCGAGATCGGAAACGAATTGGAGCTGGACCTGTGCGGCGAGTCTGTCGGCGTCAAAGTGATCGCCCCTAGCCCCTATGATCCAGACTTCCATCACATGCGAGGCTGAGCCACTTCGACACGGAATCCCAGCAAACTTGCTGGACTTCGAGGACGATCACGCCTTACATCCTCATGACGTAAATTCGTCATGAGGACGCAATGGCACGACGCCCGACGATCAAAGATGTAGCATTGGCGGCGGGGGTAAGTCCCACGACAGTGGATCGTGCGCTGAACGGCCGGTCCATCGTGAGCGACGAAACAATGCGCAAGATCGCAGATGCAGCGCATCGGGTCGGATATCACGGCAAGGGCATATTCCAAGGCAAGCTGGACAATCCTGCCCCCGAATTGCGGTTCGGATTTGTGCTCCTGAAAAAGAGCCAGCAGTTTTACCAAGACTACGCCAGCCATATAGAGCGCGCTATTTCGGAGCGTCATGATTACCGGATTACTGCCGATATCAGATACTCTTCGTCGCAATCACCTGCAGAGTTCTCTGAATTGCTCACCGATCTGGGGCGGACTTGTAACGCGATAGCTTGCGGTGCGGTCAATGATCCGCGTTTGAACCGCGTTGTCCAGGATTTGAAGGGGAACGGCGTTCCTGTTGTGTCGATGCTAAACGATTTCGCGCAGGGTATTCGGCGTCACTACATTGGCCTGAACAATATGAAGGTCGGTCGAATTGCAGGTTGGATGATCACGAAAACAGTGCATTCCCCTGGGAAATTAGCAATTTTCGTTGGAGGCAATCGCTGGCATGGTCATGACTTGCGTGAGGTCGGGTACCGGTCATTTGTGCGTGAAAGCAATCGAGGGTTTACCGTTCTTGATACGTTGGTGAACCTTGAGACGCGGCAAGTGACCTATGAGGCAACACTAGACCTTTTGCATCGGCACCCCGACCTGCGCGGTATCTACGTTGCGGGCGGGGGCATGGAGGGCGCTATAGCCGCCCTGCGGGAAGTGCACGAGACTCCACAAGTCGCACTTGTGGTTAACGAGATCACCGTCGAGAGCCGTGCCGCGTTGCTGGACGGCTACGTGACAATGGTCATCTCTACGCCCCTTAGAGAGTTGTGTCAGGACGCAATCGAGATGATGATTCAGTCCACCGTTGAAGAGGATGACGGAGTGTCGGGTCAGAAATTCCTAGAGCCCAGGATCGTTTTGCCAGAATCCCTGTAGTGACGAAAAAACGTCATTGTCGCCTCTCATATTGCGTCATGAATGACGAAAACGCACCCTGATACCCTTGATCGAATCGATCAAAGCGCCGCAGGTTCTGGTCACGCCGTCCTGAACAGTTGTTTTCCTGTTTGGCTATCGGCGGAAGGGGGGATGATGGATTTTGCGCTTAATCACATGACCGTTCCGCGATTGAGTTATGTCGCATTTCTGGATCTGGCGGCCGCGCTTAGATGCAAGGGCGTCGAAGTTCGCAATGACATTGACCAACCCTTGTTTGACGGCATGGACCCCCTCGAAGCAGGTCGGATTGCACGCAACAAAGGGTTGCGCCTTGTCGGGCTGAGCCAAATTTATCCATTCAATGACTGGAATGACGAGCGAGAAATCGCGGTCAGAGAGTTGATTGCCACAGCGCGGGCTGCGGGTGCAGAGACCATTAGCTTGATCCCTCGCAATGACGGTTCGGGTTTGGGGAACGGGGAACGTCAGGCCAATTTGCGGGTGGCAATGAAGGCCATTCTGCCCATGTTGCGTGATGCTGCCATGGTGGCATTGGTCGAGCCACTGGGATTTCTGCGCTCTTCCCTGCGATCTAAGCAAGAATTGGTTGATACGATTGACGCCATAGATGGTGGCGCTCATTTCAAGTTGGTGCATGATACGTTCCATCACGTTCTGGCCGGCGAAGAGCAGTTTTTTCCGGATTCCACCGGGATGGTTCACGTCTCAGCAGTCACAAACCCTGCCTTGAGCCTTGACGAGATGGAAGACGGGCACCGGGTTCTTATCGACGCGAAAGACCGTCTTGGGAACGTAGAGCAAATCCGCGCTTTGATCGAAGGGGGCTACACAGGGCCGATCTCTTACGAGTGTTTCTCGCCAGAGACCCATGCGCTTGCGGACCCCTATGCAGTGATCAAGCGCTCATTCGAATTCATAACCTCACGTGTGCAGCAGGAGGCCGCATAGCCGCGAGGATTGACTGCCCCAAACTTATGGGGATCCGGCTGGAGGAATGGTGCGCCGGACACCAATAACGGGAGGAACCCAATGAAAAAGACCCTAATAGCCGTAGGCCTTGCCTCGCTTATGACCACTAGTGCAATGGCCGAGACAATCGGCGTCTCGATTGCGCGCTTTGATGACAACTTCCTGACCGTCATGCGGAACGGAATGGAAGAATACGCGAAGAGCCTCGATGGCGTAGATCTTGTTGTAGAAGATGCGGCTGACGATGTCGCCAAGCAGCTTGACCAGATCAACAACTTCGTCGCTTCTGGCGTGGACGCGATCATCATCAACGCGGTCGACACCAACGCAACCGAAGCTATGACGCAAGCTGCGTCATCCGCAGGCATCCCACTGGTTTATGTCAACCGCCAGCCTGTCAA
Above is a window of Litoreibacter janthinus DNA encoding:
- a CDS encoding GcvT family protein; the protein is MKSRTRVVVIGGGIAGCSTLYHLTQEGWSDVVLMERNELTSGTTWHSAAQVTNFGMNQTMVGLKTHSINLYKELAEDPEYPINYHHGDGGIRLANTEAQMQGYRHFTSMARGMDVHFEVIDAEECARRHPLISTDNMIGGLWDPLDGDIDPAQLCQALARRARNAGAEVYRNTPVTALTQHKDDTWTVHTEHGDIDCDIVVNAGGYRVNEVGAMMGVHHPVASMEHQYFLTEDIPAIKDAGHRMPLLRCPISDYYCRQEKNGLLLGFYEQDCRPWGMDGIDPNFVNALCPDDLDRVTNVLEGAFERMPALMEVGIHTVVNGPITYTIDGAPLVGPIPGKRNAFCIIGLRAGLGEGGGHGWLLAQQIVHGEACYDTWCIDPRRFTGHTNVELTSLKAIEDYQNEFRFHFPHEHRPAGRPAKTTPLTPILAAAGAEFTVVNGWERVDYFKPTPDFHPTLGFDFDETFDLIAAEVKNVETNVGLCEVNGFNRFEITGADRHSFLDRMFCGAVTKRDGRVGLGYLLNDFGMVKGEATIANLPASDRGPARVWYGSAAASEFHDMDWLTKHVQPEEDVQIQSLTNDHTILVLAGPNARAVLSACSRGDWSKAAFPWLSVRECFIGFAPAIVMGVSFSGELAYEIHIPNASLYAAWLALQEAGKAYNLALFGARAVDSMRMEKGFMHWKADLLTEFDPFETSLDRFVKFEKPAFIGKEALEKRHANGPKKKLVSLEVDSTRTPALGGGSLMQNGKVIGTISSGDWGHRIGKNLAYAFVDPDQAEIGNELELDLCGESVGVKVIAPSPYDPDFHHMRG
- a CDS encoding LacI family DNA-binding transcriptional regulator, with the translated sequence MARRPTIKDVALAAGVSPTTVDRALNGRSIVSDETMRKIADAAHRVGYHGKGIFQGKLDNPAPELRFGFVLLKKSQQFYQDYASHIERAISERHDYRITADIRYSSSQSPAEFSELLTDLGRTCNAIACGAVNDPRLNRVVQDLKGNGVPVVSMLNDFAQGIRRHYIGLNNMKVGRIAGWMITKTVHSPGKLAIFVGGNRWHGHDLREVGYRSFVRESNRGFTVLDTLVNLETRQVTYEATLDLLHRHPDLRGIYVAGGGMEGAIAALREVHETPQVALVVNEITVESRAALLDGYVTMVISTPLRELCQDAIEMMIQSTVEEDDGVSGQKFLEPRIVLPESL
- a CDS encoding TIM barrel protein, with protein sequence MDFALNHMTVPRLSYVAFLDLAAALRCKGVEVRNDIDQPLFDGMDPLEAGRIARNKGLRLVGLSQIYPFNDWNDEREIAVRELIATARAAGAETISLIPRNDGSGLGNGERQANLRVAMKAILPMLRDAAMVALVEPLGFLRSSLRSKQELVDTIDAIDGGAHFKLVHDTFHHVLAGEEQFFPDSTGMVHVSAVTNPALSLDEMEDGHRVLIDAKDRLGNVEQIRALIEGGYTGPISYECFSPETHALADPYAVIKRSFEFITSRVQQEAA